The Rhodothermales bacterium genomic sequence CGAACGATTCCCGAACGTGCCCGATCTGCTCGTTCAGGCATCGCGGTTGAAAGTCGTGTCGATGACCGAGGCCGGCGACGGCGCCATCTGGGCGGCTACCATGGGCAATGGAGTGGTCCGGCTCGACCCCGAAGCCAACACGCTCCGGGCCTATGTCACGGCCGACAGTCTGGCGCACACCTCCGTCGCCTGCGTGTTGCCGGGGGATGGGAACGACCTGTGGGTGGCCACGGCGGCCGGGTTGTCGTATTTCGATGGGGAGAGGCAGGCGTTTACCAAGACCTATACCCCGAGCGATGGTCTGCCGGATGCGGCGTTTCTGGATGGGGCTTGCCACCGGAGCCGGCGGGGGGAGTTGTTTTTTGGGACGAACGATGGCCTTGTCGCGTTTTTCCCCCGGGACATTCGCGACAACGAGACCCCGCCCCTGGCGGCGATCACCGGGTTCGATCTGTTCGGAAAACCGTACGTGTCGGGGTTGCCGGGGGACCCCGTGAGCGGCGCGCGACTGAAGCACAACGAGAACGAGGTCACCCTTCATTTCGCGGCGCTGGAATTCACTTCGCCGGCCGAAAATCGGTTCGCCTACCGGCTGGACGACGTCGATGCCGGATGGGTGTTTACCTCCGATCCGTTTGCGCGCTACCCCAACCTGGCGCCCGGGGACTACACCTTTCGGGTGAAGGCGGCCAACAGCGACGGCGCCTGGAGCGCGGAGCATGCCACGTTGGCGTGGACGATCCGGCCGTATTTTTTCTGGCAGTGGTGGGTGCAGGCGATTTTCTGGTCCGTGCTGCTGTTTGGGGCCTGGAAAGGGGTTCGGTATCGGCTCAAGAGTGAACTCAAGACCTCGCAGCTGGAGGTTCGCACGGTGCAACTGGAGCGGCAGGTGGAGGGGGAGCGCGAAAAAAGCCGGCAGGATATGGTGAGAAAGCTGCACGACGACATTGGCAGCGAGTTATCCGCGATTGTGCTCCGGGTCGATTTCCTGGCCTCGCGCGATCGGATACCGGGTGAGGACCGGCGCGAGCTGCGGGCGATATGGGAGAGCAGCCGGCGGGTTGGTGAGTTCTTCAGGGATGCGACGTGGGGTATCGAAAGCGGGCACGATCGGTTGACCGATCTCATCGATCGGCTGGAAGAATATGCGTACCACCTGTTCCGCGATGGGCGTTCCATTTTTAATCGCCCGGACATCCTCCCGGACGTGATGCTGGACTCGCGGATCCGTCAGGAGCTCTACCAGATCGGCAAAGAAGCCATCCTGAACGCGCGGCGCCACGCCGGGGCGGAGCACGTCGCCATCGAAGTGACGTGTTCGGCCGACTTCCTGATGCTGACGGTGGCCGACGACGGCGTCGGGTTCGATGCCGCGGCGGAGCCGGCCGGGCACGGGCTCCGGCACATGCGTGAACGGGCGGAGGCGATCGGGGCAGATCTGACCATCGAAAGCGCCCCCGAACAGGGGTGCCGTGTGACGCTCCGCGCCAGAATAGCGTGATCACGTGATGCCCTAGGACCGCTCAAAGCAGTATGATTAGAGGTACCTCGACAGAAACCAGATTGACACCAATGGCACGTTCGTCCATCCGGGTATGGGTAGTGGAAGATAACGACGCGCAGCGCATGGCCCTGTGCGCGCCGCTCTCCGAAGTGACGGACATGCACTGTGCCGCTTCGTTTCCGCATGGCGAGGCCTTGCTGGCGCATGTGGAGGCCATGGCCCCGGAGGATGGCCCGGATGTCGTGCTGATGGATGTCGAGCTGGATAGTATGGCGCCGGGGAAACACAGGAATGGGGTCGAGTGCACGGCGCTGCTGAGGGCCCTGTTGCCGGATTGTGCGGTGGTGATGCTTACCGTTAGGGAAGATCCCCAGACCATTTTTAAGGCGTTTCGCGCCGGCGCATGTGGGTACATTACCAAGCAGCCTAGCATCGAGGAGGTGGTGAACGGCATTCGCGAGGCGCATCGCGGGGGGATGTACATGTCGCCGCCCGTGGCGCGTCTGGTGATGGCGCATTTTACGGGTGAGACGGGCCCGGACGCCCACATCCTGAGCGATCGCGAGCGCGAGATCCTGCGGCTCATGGAGCGGGGATTGCGCCAGAAACAGATCGCCGAGACGCTGTTTCTGAGTCCGCACACGATCGATTCCCACCTGCGTCATATTTACCAGAAACTGCACGTCAACTCCGCCGCCGAGGCGCTGGCGCGGGCGATACGGAAGGGGGAGATCTAGAGGGGGTGTATCGTCCAGGGTAGTAGACGGATCCGAATCGTTGGGTATATTGTACATCGGATCAGCATCAAGTACCAGATGGAACTTGAACGCGTCGATTCATGATACAAGCCGTTAGATAGCGTATCCGCATCCAGGCTGGAGGCGTCATCTCGGTGCAGGACGCCTCGCTGCCCGAAGGGGTCCAGGCAGAAGTTATTGTACTCCTTCCCTATGCCATTGGTGATGAAATGCCTCCTCTGACACTGGCCAACATGTTGGAAGCGGCAAAGGATTGTTCGCCACACCGGAGGACGACGCGTACATGATGCCCGTCGCGTGAGCGGGTTGGGCAAGCAAAGCCCTTTGCCGCCCCCGCCCCCGAAGCCTCAAGCCGAAGCGGATAACGCCCTGCGGTTCACCTGCGCGCCGCGAAGCGGCGTGACAGGTGCAACCGCTCGTTATGCCTCACCGCCCGAGCGGGAAACGACATCTAGGAAGCCTGGAGTGGTTGACATCCGCGGCAGACCTCTGCGACGCGCCGGCGAATCAGCGCAGGAACTCCTCAACGTGCCGAAGAAAGGCGTCGGCCTGCTCAAGGTGCGGGAAATGGCCGGAACCTTCCACGAGGACCAACCTAGCTTCGGGAAACGCCGCCTCCCATTCCGCGGCGGAGACAGCCGGGATCGGATCCTTGTCGCCGTGGATGATCAGGACCGGCACCCGAGCGTCTCCGAAGTCGGCTCGCCAATCCCAGTCCCCCATCGGTCCCAACACGGACGCGTAAACGAGCCCGCCGTTGCGTATCGCCTCGGGCGGGGCGTCGCAGACATCGCCGCGCATCCGCGCGTGCAGGGCCGTGTCGTGGGGATCGGCGAAGTAGCCGCGGGCAAAAACCGACCAGTAGGCCCGACACGCGGCCACCGGATCGCTGGCGTCGCGGCGGGCCTCCGCGAGCGTTGCGACCCGGGCCGCAGTGGTGCTGTCCATCCATGCATG encodes the following:
- a CDS encoding two-component regulator propeller domain-containing protein, whose protein sequence is MDRLDRAAGTRSHFEGRPDRDSLSSNEVWDITEDNAGDIWVATGGGGVNRFNPARRAFTRYLPIPGDSTSLPDALTYSVFEDSRQRLWIGTVTRSLARYDRATDSFVWYPPGAGPSHYSVWPILEDRRGTLWLGTVGSGVNRLDAESGRFERFPNVPDLLVQASRLKVVSMTEAGDGAIWAATMGNGVVRLDPEANTLRAYVTADSLAHTSVACVLPGDGNDLWVATAAGLSYFDGERQAFTKTYTPSDGLPDAAFLDGACHRSRRGELFFGTNDGLVAFFPRDIRDNETPPLAAITGFDLFGKPYVSGLPGDPVSGARLKHNENEVTLHFAALEFTSPAENRFAYRLDDVDAGWVFTSDPFARYPNLAPGDYTFRVKAANSDGAWSAEHATLAWTIRPYFFWQWWVQAIFWSVLLFGAWKGVRYRLKSELKTSQLEVRTVQLERQVEGEREKSRQDMVRKLHDDIGSELSAIVLRVDFLASRDRIPGEDRRELRAIWESSRRVGEFFRDATWGIESGHDRLTDLIDRLEEYAYHLFRDGRSIFNRPDILPDVMLDSRIRQELYQIGKEAILNARRHAGAEHVAIEVTCSADFLMLTVADDGVGFDAAAEPAGHGLRHMRERAEAIGADLTIESAPEQGCRVTLRARIA
- a CDS encoding response regulator transcription factor; this translates as MARSSIRVWVVEDNDAQRMALCAPLSEVTDMHCAASFPHGEALLAHVEAMAPEDGPDVVLMDVELDSMAPGKHRNGVECTALLRALLPDCAVVMLTVREDPQTIFKAFRAGACGYITKQPSIEEVVNGIREAHRGGMYMSPPVARLVMAHFTGETGPDAHILSDREREILRLMERGLRQKQIAETLFLSPHTIDSHLRHIYQKLHVNSAAEALARAIRKGEI